One stretch of Streptomyces hygroscopicus DNA includes these proteins:
- a CDS encoding xylose isomerase, whose protein sequence is MKLGMLTACLPQLSLAEIAAWASEAGYQALEVAAWPRTGGRDFEAAHLPVAGFGERDAEEIRGLLERHRLDLSALAYYENNLHPDPARRAEIHAHLKAVIDTAAALDVPYVGTFVGRDWTRPVAPNLEEAEMVFPELVEYAGERDVRLIIENCVMEGWHPDGYPGNLAYSPELWEWMFSLGLYLNWDPSHLTWIGVDPVRTIAPYADRIVHAQAKDLQILPGKVDRYGFFGKAVRREDPWDTGWWRYRVPGRGQVDWSAVVDALYEHGFTGTLSVEHEDPVWGGTEEKVKTGLEIAHRTLRPLIVA, encoded by the coding sequence ATGAAACTCGGCATGCTCACCGCCTGTCTGCCCCAGCTCTCCCTGGCGGAGATCGCCGCATGGGCCAGCGAGGCGGGCTACCAGGCCCTGGAGGTCGCGGCCTGGCCACGCACCGGAGGCCGGGACTTCGAGGCCGCCCACCTGCCCGTGGCCGGTTTCGGCGAACGCGACGCCGAGGAGATCCGGGGGCTGCTCGAGCGCCACCGCCTCGACCTCTCGGCCCTGGCGTACTACGAGAACAACCTCCACCCCGACCCTGCGCGCCGCGCGGAGATCCACGCCCATCTCAAGGCGGTCATCGACACCGCGGCGGCCCTCGACGTCCCGTACGTGGGCACCTTCGTGGGCCGCGACTGGACCCGGCCGGTGGCGCCCAATCTGGAAGAGGCCGAGATGGTCTTCCCCGAACTCGTCGAGTACGCGGGGGAGAGGGACGTCCGCCTCATCATCGAGAACTGTGTGATGGAGGGCTGGCACCCGGACGGCTATCCGGGCAACCTCGCCTATTCGCCCGAGCTGTGGGAGTGGATGTTCTCCCTCGGGCTGTATCTGAACTGGGATCCGTCGCATCTGACGTGGATCGGTGTCGATCCGGTGCGGACCATCGCGCCTTACGCGGACCGGATCGTGCACGCCCAGGCCAAGGACCTCCAGATCCTCCCCGGAAAGGTGGACCGCTACGGGTTCTTCGGCAAGGCGGTCCGGCGGGAGGACCCGTGGGACACCGGCTGGTGGCGCTACCGCGTGCCCGGCCGGGGCCAGGTCGACTGGAGCGCCGTCGTGGACGCCCTCTACGAGCACGGATTCACCGGGACCCTCTCGGTCGAGCACGAGGACCCGGTGTGGGGCGGCACCGAGGAGAAGGTCAAGACCGGCCTGGAGATCGCCCACCGCACCCTGCGCCCGCTGATCGTCGCCTGA
- a CDS encoding amino acid ABC transporter permease yields the protein MATPSHTTAPDAVPVPVDKRPETGVPGPGDLPRIVPRRRIGRRLTAAAALLVFAMVVNSVVRNDAFQWDVVGRYFTTSAVLDGLLLTLWLTGAVMVLGFLLGIPLAVMRLSTNPVLSILGWGYVWIFRSTPLLVQLLFWFNIGALYPTLGLGVPFGPQFVTVKTVNLLGPTLTAVIGLTLHEAAYAAEVIRGGILSVDSGQTEAAQALGLGKWRTLRRIVIPQAMRSIVPTAGNMLIGTLKGTSIVSVLAVHDLLYSVQLVYNQTYQVIPLLMVATLWYIAVTTVLSVGQFYVERYYARGAARALPPTPLQRLRARAAAVPRTRSRATTAKTGV from the coding sequence ATGGCCACGCCTTCCCATACCACCGCTCCCGACGCGGTACCCGTTCCCGTCGACAAGCGCCCCGAGACGGGCGTCCCCGGTCCCGGCGACCTGCCGCGGATCGTGCCGCGCCGACGCATCGGCCGCCGGCTGACCGCCGCCGCCGCGCTCCTGGTCTTCGCGATGGTGGTCAACTCCGTTGTGCGCAATGACGCTTTCCAGTGGGACGTGGTGGGCCGGTACTTCACCACCAGCGCCGTGCTGGACGGACTGCTGCTGACCCTGTGGCTGACCGGCGCGGTGATGGTGCTCGGTTTCCTGCTCGGCATCCCGCTGGCGGTGATGCGGCTGTCCACCAACCCCGTGCTGTCCATACTCGGTTGGGGCTATGTGTGGATCTTCCGCTCCACGCCGCTGCTGGTGCAGCTGCTGTTCTGGTTCAACATCGGCGCCCTGTACCCGACACTCGGCCTCGGCGTCCCCTTCGGCCCGCAGTTCGTCACCGTCAAGACGGTCAACCTGCTCGGCCCCACTCTCACCGCCGTCATCGGCCTGACCCTGCACGAGGCCGCCTACGCCGCCGAGGTGATACGCGGCGGCATCCTGTCCGTGGACTCCGGCCAGACCGAGGCCGCCCAGGCACTCGGGCTCGGCAAATGGCGCACACTGCGCCGGATCGTCATTCCGCAGGCGATGCGTTCCATCGTGCCGACCGCCGGAAACATGCTGATCGGCACGCTCAAGGGCACCAGCATCGTCAGCGTGCTGGCCGTGCACGACCTGCTGTACTCGGTGCAGCTGGTCTACAACCAGACCTACCAGGTCATCCCGCTGCTCATGGTGGCCACCCTCTGGTACATCGCGGTCACCACCGTGCTGAGCGTGGGACAGTTCTACGTCGAGCGGTACTACGCGCGGGGGGCCGCGCGGGCACTGCCGCCCACCCCGCTGCAACGGCTGCGCGCCCGTGCGGCCGCCGTCCCGCGCACCCGGTCGCGCGCCACGACAGCCAAGACCGGCGTCTGA
- a CDS encoding alkanesulfonate monooxygenase: MPVEFLGIAATHDGSETTARSGGAFDKEYTLRLARAHEDHGWDRVLFAYGSGSPDPAPAAAYIASRLDRLQILLAHRPNVSYPTFAAKTFATLDQISEGRLTVHFITGGNDHEQGREGDTLTKDQRYARTREYIQIVRKIWTTHEPFDHEGEHYRFHDFVSDVFPAQQPRPDISFGGSSPAAYAAGGAEADIYCLWGEPLEKTAEQIEAVKAAAKAAGRTDVPRIQVAFRPIIAPTEELAWEKARRTVGAIEARKASGESVTRRHTGQAHPQNSGSQRLIAIAEAGERYDRALWTPTAAATGGAGNSNALVGTPETVAQALLDYYDLGVDILSARGYDLLGDAIDFGRHVIPVVREEVAKRDAERAARGARPLAAVRR; encoded by the coding sequence ATGCCCGTGGAATTCCTCGGCATCGCCGCGACCCATGACGGTTCCGAGACCACCGCACGCTCCGGTGGCGCATTCGACAAGGAGTACACACTCCGGCTTGCCAGGGCCCACGAGGACCATGGCTGGGACCGGGTGCTGTTCGCCTACGGGTCCGGATCGCCCGACCCCGCGCCGGCCGCCGCGTACATCGCGAGCAGGCTGGACAGGCTCCAGATCCTGCTCGCCCACCGGCCCAACGTCTCGTATCCGACCTTCGCCGCCAAGACCTTCGCCACTCTCGACCAGATCAGCGAGGGGCGGCTGACCGTGCACTTCATCACCGGCGGCAACGACCACGAGCAGGGCCGTGAGGGCGACACGCTCACCAAGGACCAGCGCTACGCCCGCACCCGCGAGTACATCCAGATCGTCAGGAAGATCTGGACCACTCACGAGCCCTTCGACCACGAGGGCGAGCACTACCGCTTCCATGACTTCGTCAGTGACGTGTTCCCGGCCCAACAGCCCCGCCCGGACATCTCGTTCGGCGGATCGTCCCCCGCCGCGTACGCCGCGGGAGGCGCCGAGGCCGACATCTACTGCCTGTGGGGCGAGCCCCTGGAGAAGACCGCCGAGCAGATCGAGGCGGTGAAGGCCGCCGCGAAGGCAGCGGGCCGTACCGACGTCCCGCGCATCCAGGTGGCGTTCCGTCCGATCATCGCCCCGACCGAGGAACTGGCCTGGGAGAAGGCCCGCCGTACGGTGGGCGCGATCGAGGCCCGCAAGGCGAGCGGCGAGTCGGTCACCAGGCGCCACACCGGGCAGGCACACCCGCAGAACTCCGGCTCACAGCGGCTGATCGCCATCGCCGAGGCGGGGGAGCGCTACGACCGCGCGCTGTGGACCCCGACCGCCGCGGCGACCGGCGGGGCGGGCAACTCCAACGCCCTGGTCGGCACCCCCGAGACGGTCGCCCAGGCCCTCCTCGACTACTACGACCTCGGCGTCGACATCCTCTCCGCCCGCGGCTACGACCTGCTGGGCGATGCCATCGACTTCGGCCGGCACGTGATCCCGGTCGTCCGTGAGGAGGTCGCCAAGCGTGATGCCGAGCGTGCGGCGCGTGGCGCGCGGCCCCTGGCCGCCGTGCGCCGATGA
- a CDS encoding ABC transporter substrate-binding protein, giving the protein MNHPGTRTRPRIAALTLLSLLALTACGGSGGTDGTTPAGAQASPAPTDDPVAAVRKVDSVAALLPDDVARSGTLRIGSSIGFPPGAYYPNGSDKKPAGQDIDIADAVAKVLGVRLERQDASFETILPALGSGKFDVGTGNFGVTAERLKTIDFVTYINDGQGFAVKKGGTALSRKVTDLTELCGLTIGTGAGTTFEATLTRQKGVCAKAGKKPYDVKVYAENGAVLTALQQGRIDVVMSTINGLRYQAAQSAAHTSFLGEYHRLDVGFAFKKGSPLTRAFQAAVNELIENGTYARILKKWGTSASAIDASRINPPEHTQG; this is encoded by the coding sequence GTGAACCACCCCGGGACCAGAACTCGGCCGCGCATCGCCGCGCTGACGCTGCTGTCACTCCTGGCGCTGACCGCCTGCGGTGGCTCCGGTGGCACGGACGGCACGACGCCGGCGGGAGCCCAGGCCTCTCCCGCGCCGACCGACGACCCGGTCGCCGCCGTACGGAAGGTGGACTCCGTCGCCGCCCTGCTGCCCGACGACGTCGCCAGGTCCGGCACCCTGAGGATAGGCAGCTCGATCGGGTTCCCGCCGGGCGCGTACTACCCGAACGGCTCGGACAAGAAGCCCGCGGGCCAGGACATCGACATCGCCGACGCGGTGGCCAAGGTGCTCGGCGTCAGGCTGGAACGCCAGGACGCCTCCTTCGAGACGATCCTGCCCGCCCTCGGCAGCGGCAAGTTCGACGTGGGCACCGGCAACTTCGGCGTGACCGCCGAGCGTCTGAAGACCATCGACTTCGTCACCTATATCAACGACGGCCAGGGCTTCGCGGTCAAGAAGGGCGGCACGGCGCTCAGCCGGAAGGTCACCGATCTGACCGAGCTGTGCGGGCTGACCATCGGCACCGGGGCCGGCACCACCTTCGAGGCGACCCTCACCCGGCAGAAGGGGGTGTGCGCCAAGGCCGGGAAGAAGCCGTACGACGTGAAGGTCTACGCGGAAAACGGAGCCGTCCTCACGGCCCTGCAGCAAGGCCGCATCGACGTCGTCATGTCCACCATCAACGGACTGCGGTACCAAGCGGCCCAGTCCGCCGCCCATACCTCCTTCCTCGGCGAGTACCACCGCCTCGACGTCGGTTTCGCCTTCAAGAAGGGCTCTCCGCTCACCCGCGCCTTCCAGGCCGCCGTCAACGAGTTGATCGAGAACGGCACATACGCCCGGATCCTCAAGAAGTGGGGCACCAGCGCCTCCGCGATCGACGCGTCGCGGATCAACCCGCCCGAACACACCCAAGGGTGA
- a CDS encoding alpha-L-rhamnosidase, producing the protein MLRRSGSAPAQGVLALLGAAVLLATALVTGNPAAAVDSGLHVRGATVDGRADPLGVDAARPLLGWKLHTESRDVVQSAYRILVSTSAEQLAHNHGNVWDSGRRRSDESVGVPYGGRRLAPRTRYYWKVRVWDGQGRASTWSAPSSWETALRAPEDWAGARWIGPSDPKAGAPLLRKEFSLDKKVAGARVYVAGLGFHELRLNGAKVGDRVLAPANTPYDRRVLYDTYDVTKELRKGGNTVGLWLGHGYGENFSRYGFRWNGRRQAVMLLDVTFTDGTRRRLTTDPSWTWSIGPITADDLYDGESYDARKEQDGWDEPGFDDRSWDNVSMVDAPRGSPRSDTMPPLRVTDTLRPRKVTEIRPGTYVYDFGQNIAGWARLSAKGETGTRITMRTAEELNADGTLDTATNRDAAATDTFTLAGTGRRETYEPRFTYHGFRYLEVAGSPGTADLGDVRARVVHADVASTGAFTSSSEDLNRIWKNNRWSILNNSMSTPTDTPVRDERTPPAMDVQAYRDAATREFGMDGFYAKYLQDLPPGTALPSDDVKAQYPDMAGGQVTLAWTLYEQYRDRDVLETAYPDMKRFVDRNATEVPGLIWPADKGFGDWCPPDHGPQANDGMGSPTAGDCTSEVSLVNTALSYQQARAAAKAAGVLGHRRDARHFESLAGRIKNAFNTHFLNEAGDTYGSGRQVTSILPLAFGLVPADKVADVGDQLARTIVEHDARHLDTGIFGTRYLVDALARTGRTDLAMTMLHQRTYPGFGFQLAKGATTTWEQWLYRSSMETHDHAMFAGINTSLYTVLSGIRPTEPGYRTIAVEPRIPGSLDQVSASQETVRGRVAAGWKKTGDTLRLTVTIPANSRAVVRVPLTHRDDRVQAPTDVRKIRATGEAVSYRVGSGTWTFTVHAR; encoded by the coding sequence GTGCTCCGACGCAGCGGTTCCGCACCGGCCCAAGGCGTTCTCGCACTCCTTGGCGCCGCCGTGCTCCTGGCCACGGCGCTGGTCACCGGCAACCCGGCTGCCGCCGTGGACAGCGGACTCCATGTCCGTGGCGCCACCGTCGATGGCCGGGCCGATCCGCTCGGAGTCGACGCCGCTCGCCCTCTGCTGGGATGGAAGCTGCACACCGAGTCGCGCGACGTCGTGCAGTCGGCCTACCGGATCCTGGTCTCCACGTCCGCCGAGCAGTTGGCGCACAACCACGGCAACGTCTGGGACAGCGGCAGACGGCGCTCCGACGAGTCCGTGGGGGTGCCCTACGGCGGTCGGCGGCTCGCGCCCCGCACCCGCTACTACTGGAAGGTTCGCGTCTGGGACGGTCAGGGCAGGGCGTCGACGTGGAGTGCCCCCTCCTCGTGGGAGACGGCGCTGCGCGCCCCCGAGGACTGGGCGGGTGCGCGATGGATCGGCCCGTCTGATCCGAAGGCCGGGGCTCCTCTGCTGCGCAAGGAGTTCTCCCTGGACAAGAAGGTGGCCGGCGCGCGTGTTTACGTGGCCGGTCTCGGCTTCCACGAGCTGCGCCTCAACGGTGCGAAGGTCGGCGACCGTGTCCTCGCACCGGCGAACACGCCCTACGACCGGCGGGTGCTGTACGACACGTACGACGTGACCAAGGAACTGCGCAAGGGCGGCAACACCGTGGGGCTGTGGCTGGGCCACGGCTACGGGGAGAACTTCAGCCGGTACGGCTTCCGTTGGAACGGCCGGCGGCAGGCTGTCATGCTGCTCGACGTCACCTTCACCGACGGTACTCGGCGTCGCCTCACCACCGACCCGTCCTGGACGTGGTCCATCGGGCCGATCACCGCGGACGACCTGTACGACGGTGAGTCCTACGACGCCCGGAAGGAACAGGACGGCTGGGACGAGCCGGGCTTCGACGACCGTTCCTGGGACAACGTGTCGATGGTCGACGCGCCGCGGGGCTCACCGCGGTCCGACACCATGCCGCCGCTGCGAGTGACGGACACCCTGAGGCCGCGGAAGGTGACCGAGATCCGACCGGGCACCTACGTCTACGACTTCGGCCAGAACATCGCCGGCTGGGCGCGCCTGAGTGCCAAGGGCGAGACCGGTACGCGCATCACCATGCGTACGGCCGAGGAGCTCAACGCCGACGGCACACTGGACACCGCCACCAATCGGGACGCCGCGGCGACCGACACCTTCACCCTCGCGGGGACGGGCCGCCGCGAGACCTATGAACCGCGCTTCACCTATCACGGCTTCCGCTACCTGGAGGTCGCCGGATCTCCCGGGACGGCGGACCTCGGGGACGTGCGCGCACGCGTCGTCCACGCGGATGTGGCTTCCACCGGCGCCTTCACCTCCTCCAGCGAGGATCTCAACCGCATCTGGAAGAACAACCGCTGGAGCATTCTCAACAACTCCATGAGCACGCCCACCGATACGCCGGTGCGCGACGAGCGCACCCCTCCCGCGATGGACGTCCAGGCCTACCGGGACGCGGCGACGCGCGAATTCGGCATGGATGGCTTCTACGCGAAGTATCTGCAGGACCTGCCGCCGGGCACCGCGCTGCCCTCCGACGACGTCAAGGCGCAGTACCCCGACATGGCAGGCGGTCAGGTCACCCTGGCCTGGACGCTGTACGAGCAGTACCGCGACCGGGACGTGCTGGAGACGGCCTATCCGGACATGAAGCGGTTCGTGGACCGCAATGCCACCGAGGTCCCCGGCCTCATCTGGCCCGCGGACAAGGGCTTCGGCGACTGGTGCCCGCCCGATCACGGGCCGCAGGCCAACGACGGCATGGGCAGCCCCACCGCCGGGGACTGCACCAGCGAGGTCTCCCTGGTCAACACCGCCCTCTCCTACCAGCAGGCTCGGGCCGCGGCGAAGGCCGCGGGAGTCCTCGGGCACCGGCGGGACGCGCGCCACTTCGAGTCCCTGGCAGGCCGCATCAAGAACGCGTTCAACACGCACTTCCTCAACGAAGCCGGTGACACGTACGGCAGCGGACGCCAGGTGACCAGCATCCTCCCGCTGGCGTTCGGGCTGGTGCCCGCCGACAAGGTCGCCGATGTCGGCGACCAGCTCGCCCGGACCATCGTCGAGCACGACGCCCGGCACCTGGACACCGGCATCTTCGGCACCCGCTACCTGGTCGACGCGCTGGCCCGCACCGGGCGGACCGACTTGGCGATGACCATGCTCCACCAACGCACGTATCCCGGCTTCGGCTTCCAGCTCGCCAAGGGGGCCACCACCACCTGGGAACAGTGGCTCTACCGCTCCTCGATGGAAACCCACGACCACGCGATGTTCGCCGGTATCAACACCTCGCTGTACACCGTTCTGTCGGGGATCCGGCCCACCGAGCCCGGGTACCGTACGATCGCGGTCGAGCCACGGATCCCCGGCTCCCTCGACCAGGTGTCCGCCTCACAGGAGACCGTGCGTGGTCGCGTCGCCGCCGGTTGGAAGAAGACGGGGGACACCCTGCGACTGACCGTCACCATCCCGGCCAACAGCCGCGCGGTGGTGCGGGTGCCTCTGACGCACCGTGATGACCGGGTCCAGGCCCCGACCGACGTGCGGAAGATCCGGGCGACCGGCGAAGCGGTCTCGTACCGGGTCGGCTCCGGAACGTGGACGTTCACCGTTCACGCCCGGTGA
- a CDS encoding NADPH:quinone reductase: MTTVTDAYGFTAYGGADVERFLDLPLPSPGPGELLIEVHAAGVNPVDWKVREGMHRSFLPLDLPAVFGREAAGVVVELGPGVEGFAVGDAVFGSSARGCGGYATHAVLTADFTIPKPEGLSFTDAAALPVAAGTAYDSVRGLDMTAGETLLILGVGGGVGVAAAQLATSEGVSVVGTASRAKRDFVASLGATPVPYDSDDTADRLAAALPNGADAVLDLVGGDALDTVSALMSPDCRVLTVAGPDTAARFGARPLSRGNRAQTLGELARRVQDGGLRPHVREIFPFAEAPSALRAVETGHPWGKVVLEMRTGPR, translated from the coding sequence ATGACGACCGTGACGGATGCCTACGGATTCACGGCATACGGCGGCGCGGACGTGGAGCGCTTCCTGGACCTTCCGCTCCCCTCCCCCGGGCCGGGGGAACTGCTGATCGAGGTCCACGCCGCAGGCGTCAATCCGGTCGACTGGAAGGTGCGCGAGGGAATGCACCGGTCGTTCCTTCCGCTCGACCTCCCGGCGGTGTTCGGGCGCGAGGCGGCCGGGGTGGTGGTGGAACTCGGCCCGGGAGTGGAGGGATTCGCCGTCGGGGACGCGGTGTTCGGCAGCAGTGCGCGCGGCTGCGGCGGCTACGCGACCCATGCCGTCCTGACCGCCGACTTCACGATCCCGAAACCGGAGGGGCTGTCCTTCACCGATGCGGCGGCCCTCCCCGTGGCGGCGGGGACCGCGTACGACTCCGTGCGCGGGCTCGACATGACCGCCGGGGAGACCCTGCTGATCCTGGGCGTCGGTGGCGGGGTGGGAGTGGCGGCGGCCCAACTCGCCACGTCGGAGGGGGTGTCGGTGGTTGGAACCGCGTCTCGCGCGAAGCGGGATTTCGTGGCGTCCCTGGGTGCCACACCCGTTCCGTACGACAGCGATGACACCGCGGACCGGCTGGCCGCCGCGCTTCCGAATGGGGCCGACGCCGTGCTGGACCTGGTGGGCGGCGACGCCCTGGACACGGTCTCCGCCCTGATGTCCCCTGACTGCCGTGTCCTTACCGTCGCCGGTCCGGACACCGCGGCCCGCTTCGGCGCCCGGCCGCTGTCCCGCGGCAACCGGGCGCAGACCCTCGGCGAGCTCGCCCGCCGAGTCCAGGACGGTGGGCTCCGCCCCCACGTCCGGGAGATCTTCCCCTTCGCCGAGGCCCCGTCCGCCCTCCGGGCGGTCGAGACCGGCCACCCCTGGGGAAAGGTGGTGCTGGAGATGCGGACCGGGCCTCGATGA
- a CDS encoding peptide ABC transporter ATPase, with protein sequence MSTTATHTPAPVPGNMLEVDGVVVEYAAKSRRGQPFRALHGVSLDIRPGETVGLVGESGSGKTTLGRAVLGLAPVAEGEIRYAGQVISRLSARERRALSAEIQVVFQDPYTSLNPAMTVGDILAEPLLVSGTSRAAAEERVRGLLDQVRLPADAAHRLPREFSGGQRQRVAIARALCRDPRLIVCDEPVSALDLSTQARVLELFVEIQERTGVAYLFITHDLSVVRCVSHRVAVMYGGRIVETGEATAVTSGPRDPYTRRLMLAAPVPDPARQRERRERRRNLKSVGAE encoded by the coding sequence ATGAGTACGACAGCGACACATACACCGGCACCGGTGCCGGGCAACATGCTCGAAGTCGACGGCGTGGTGGTGGAGTACGCCGCCAAGAGCCGGCGCGGGCAGCCGTTCCGGGCCCTGCACGGCGTCTCCCTGGACATCCGGCCCGGTGAGACGGTGGGGCTGGTCGGCGAATCCGGCTCGGGCAAGACGACGCTCGGGCGTGCGGTGCTCGGACTCGCCCCGGTGGCCGAGGGCGAGATCCGCTATGCGGGCCAGGTGATCTCACGGCTGAGCGCGCGCGAGCGGCGTGCGCTCAGCGCCGAGATCCAGGTCGTCTTCCAGGACCCCTACACCTCGCTGAACCCGGCGATGACCGTGGGCGACATCCTCGCCGAGCCCCTGCTGGTCTCGGGCACCTCCCGCGCCGCGGCCGAGGAGCGGGTCCGCGGGCTGCTCGACCAGGTGCGGCTGCCGGCCGACGCCGCGCACCGGCTGCCACGGGAGTTCTCCGGCGGGCAGCGCCAGCGCGTCGCGATCGCCCGGGCCCTGTGCCGCGACCCGCGGCTGATCGTGTGCGACGAACCGGTCAGCGCGCTGGACCTGTCCACCCAGGCGCGGGTCCTGGAACTGTTCGTGGAGATCCAGGAGCGCACCGGCGTGGCCTATCTGTTCATCACCCACGATCTGTCGGTGGTGCGGTGTGTCAGCCATCGCGTGGCCGTGATGTACGGCGGCCGGATCGTGGAGACGGGGGAGGCCACGGCCGTGACCAGCGGCCCGCGGGACCCCTATACGCGGCGGCTCATGCTCGCCGCCCCCGTACCGGACCCGGCACGCCAGCGGGAACGCCGGGAGCGGCGCCGGAACCTCAAGTCCGTGGGGGCGGAATGA
- a CDS encoding ABC transporter, with amino-acid sequence MTQSTRRDTRGTPDSAPGTARRRGRPLRRLLHNRVAVVCLVLLALIVAASVFAPLLTSASLTRSTLDDAFAPPGGGHLLGADSVGRDVLARLLHGGRVSLLGGFIAVAVALLIGVPAGLLAGYYRGRLDAVVSWVASLVMAAPAIMVLLVSIAAIGPDTNSTMAVLGLILAPGVFRLVRASVTSVREELYVDAARVSGLGDTRIVRRHILPVVQAPTIIQSAQMFGVAVVIQAGIEFLGLGSAGQASWGAMLNEAFANLYTKPTLLVAPGLAIVITVATLGLLANALRDALLDTPGPAARRRPRPAAAPANTPGPADDDSLLAVEDLRVTYATRDGERTVVDGVSLTVRRGEVVGLVGESGSGKSQTAFAILGLLPPEGRSEADRLSFDGRDLRGLGRKERNALRGCRIAYVPQEPMSNLDPAFRIGTQLTDPMRAHLKLTAREAREKALALLERVGIAEPERVYHAYPHQISGGMAQRVLIAGAVSCDPELLIADEPTTALDVTVQAEVLDLLRELQREREMGLILVTHNFGVVADICDRVVVMRTGQVVETAPAEKLFAEPRHEYTRMLLDSTLEDAPPRAPLRTPATSGPLQETV; translated from the coding sequence ATGACGCAATCCACACGCCGCGACACCCGCGGCACACCCGACTCCGCCCCGGGCACCGCCCGCCGACGCGGCCGTCCGCTGAGACGTCTGCTGCACAACCGGGTGGCGGTGGTGTGCCTGGTCCTGCTGGCCCTCATCGTCGCGGCCAGTGTGTTCGCGCCCCTGCTCACCTCGGCCAGTCTCACCCGCTCCACCCTGGACGACGCCTTCGCCCCGCCCGGCGGCGGTCACCTCCTCGGCGCCGACAGCGTCGGACGGGATGTGCTCGCGCGGCTGCTCCACGGCGGCCGGGTCAGCCTGCTGGGCGGGTTCATCGCCGTGGCGGTCGCCCTGCTGATCGGTGTTCCGGCCGGGCTGCTCGCCGGCTACTACCGGGGCCGGCTCGACGCCGTCGTGAGCTGGGTGGCGAGTCTCGTCATGGCCGCGCCCGCCATCATGGTGCTGCTGGTCTCCATCGCCGCGATCGGCCCCGACACCAACTCGACGATGGCGGTACTCGGCCTCATCCTCGCCCCCGGCGTCTTCCGCCTCGTGCGGGCCTCCGTCACCTCGGTGCGCGAGGAGCTGTACGTCGACGCCGCCCGCGTCAGCGGACTCGGCGACACCCGTATCGTGCGGCGGCACATCCTGCCGGTGGTGCAGGCACCCACCATCATCCAGTCGGCGCAGATGTTCGGCGTGGCCGTCGTCATCCAGGCGGGCATCGAATTCCTCGGCCTCGGCTCGGCCGGGCAGGCCAGCTGGGGCGCGATGCTCAACGAGGCGTTCGCCAACCTGTACACCAAGCCCACCTTGCTGGTGGCCCCGGGCCTGGCGATCGTGATCACCGTGGCGACGCTCGGCCTGCTCGCCAACGCCCTGCGCGACGCGCTCCTGGACACGCCCGGCCCGGCGGCCCGGCGGCGCCCGCGTCCCGCGGCGGCCCCGGCGAACACCCCCGGTCCGGCCGACGACGACAGCCTCCTCGCCGTCGAGGACCTGCGGGTCACCTACGCCACTCGCGACGGCGAGCGCACCGTGGTGGACGGGGTGTCGCTCACCGTGCGCCGCGGTGAGGTGGTCGGTCTGGTGGGCGAGTCGGGTTCCGGCAAGAGTCAGACGGCGTTCGCCATCCTCGGGCTGCTGCCCCCGGAAGGCCGGAGCGAGGCCGACCGGCTCAGCTTCGACGGCCGCGATCTGCGGGGGCTCGGCCGCAAGGAGCGGAACGCGCTGCGGGGCTGCCGCATCGCCTACGTCCCCCAGGAGCCGATGTCCAACCTCGATCCGGCCTTCCGCATCGGCACCCAGCTCACCGACCCGATGCGGGCGCATCTGAAGCTGACCGCGCGGGAGGCGCGGGAGAAGGCCCTGGCCCTGCTGGAACGGGTCGGCATCGCCGAGCCGGAGCGCGTCTACCACGCCTATCCGCACCAGATCTCCGGCGGCATGGCCCAGCGGGTCCTCATCGCGGGCGCCGTCTCCTGCGACCCCGAACTGCTGATCGCGGACGAGCCCACCACGGCGCTGGATGTCACCGTCCAGGCCGAAGTCCTGGATTTGCTGAGGGAGTTGCAGCGGGAGCGGGAGATGGGGCTGATCCTGGTGACGCACAACTTCGGGGTGGTCGCGGACATCTGCGACCGCGTGGTCGTCATGCGCACCGGCCAGGTCGTCGAGACCGCCCCGGCCGAGAAGCTGTTCGCCGAGCCGCGGCACGAGTACACCCGCATGCTGCTGGACTCGACGCTGGAGGACGCCCCGCCCCGCGCTCCCCTGCGAACTCCCGCGACGAGCGGCCCCCTCCAGGAGACGGTATGA